One genomic window of Tribolium castaneum strain GA2 chromosome 10, icTriCast1.1, whole genome shotgun sequence includes the following:
- the LOC100142196 gene encoding delta(24)-sterol reductase, protein MAYKPEGLFEHILIHYRWVFVCLFLLPASFFFDIWLYVRNWIVFKLSSAPKQHHSKVKHVQTQVRNWIKNGRKQFMCTARPGWQTVSFRRPKYKKTMYNVEVNLVDVLDINLEKKTVRVEPLVTMGQLTATLNPLGWTIPVVPELDDLTVGGLVMGTGIESSSHKYGLFQHICVSYELVLCDGSVVTCSTQENPNLYYSVPWSYGTLGILTAVEIQLIPAKKYVKLTYKPLKTLDQVTQETESASKDLNNEFVETLVYSKDKAVLMTGIQTDQVDENKVNAIGKWYKPWFFKHVEGMLETNKTVVEYIPLRDYYHRHTRSIFWELQDIIPFGNNLLFRFFLGWIVPPKVSLLKLTQTEAVRKLYENNHVIQDMLVPIETLKASIEKFHEVLEIYPMWICPFKLPPNPGMVHPPLKNYDTDPVYVDIGVYGVPKAKNFTPLGSTREIEKYVSNGNGFQMLYADTYMSREEFRRMFDHRLYDSLRASLGCESAFAEVYDKVSRAARE, encoded by the exons ATGGCTTACAAGCCGGAGGGACTCTTCGAGCACATCCTGATTCACTACAGATGGGTTTTCGTTTGTCTTTTCCTCTTGCCCGCCTCTTTCTTTTTCGATATTTGGCTGTACGTCCGTAACTGGATCGTTTTCAAATTGAGCAGTGCCCCCAAACAACATCATTCCAAAGTGAAACATGTACAAACCCAG GTAAGAAATTGGATTAAGAATGGAAGAAAACAATTTATGTGCACAGCCAGGCCTGGATGGCAGACAGTCTCCTTCAGGAGGCCCAAATATAAGAAGACTATGTACAATGTTGAAGTCAATCTAGTTGACGTGcttgatattaatttagaGAAGAAG ACTGTTCGGGTTGAACCTTTAGTCACCATGGGTCAGTTAACCGCGACTTTGAACCCTCTAGGCTGGACTATTCCGGTGGTACCGGAGCTCGATGATTTAACAGTCGGAGGTTTAGTTATGGGGACTGGAATAGAGTCGTCTTCGCACAAATACGGCCTCTTCCAACACATTTGCGTTTCTTACGAATTAGTTCTTTGTGATGGTTCTGTGGTAACTTGTTCAACTCAAGAAAACCCAAATTTATACTATTCAGTACCTTGGTCGTACGGCACTTTGGGTATATTGACAGCCGTTGAAATTCAGTTAATCCCAGCCAAAAAATACGTCAAACTGACTTACAAACCCTTAAAAACCCTGGATCAAGTAACTCAAGAGACTGAATCAGCAAGTAAAGACCTGAACAACGAATTTGTCGAAACTTTGGTTTATAGTAAAGATAAGGCGGTGCTCATGACCGGCATTCAAACCGACCAAGTTGACGAAAATAAA GTGAATGCGATTGGAAAATGGTACAAGccttggtttttcaaacatgttGAAGGCATGTTGGAAACTAATAAAACTGTGGTTGAATACATCCCCTTGCGTGACTATTACCACCGACACACGAGATCTATATTTTGGGAACTTCAGGACATTATTCCCTTCGGAAACAACCTCCTGTTTAGGTTTTTCTTGGGTTGGATTGTGCCCCCAAAAGTCTCCCTTTTAAAACTGACCCAAACTGAAGCTGTGCGAAAACTGTACGAGAACAACCACGTCATTCAGGACATGTTAGTACCGATTGAAACCCTCAAAGCGAGCATCGAGAAATTTCACGAGGTTCTCGAGATATACCCCATGTGGATTTGCCCTTTTAAGTTACCCCCAAACCCGGGAATGGTGCACCCTCCCCTAAAAAACTACGATACGGACCCCGTTTACGTCGATATCGGTGTGTACGGGGTACCCAAAGCTAAAAATTTCACACCGCTTGGATCGACGAGAGAGATCGAAAAATACGTCAGTAATGGCAATGG TTTCCAGATGCTGTATGCCGACACATACATGTCCCGTGAGGAATTTCGCAGAATGTTCGACCACCGGCTGTACGACTCGCTGAGGGCTTCTCTGGGCTGCGAATCGGCCTTCGCCGAGGTGTACGACAAGGTGAGCAGGGCCGCTCGGGAGTAG